One genomic region from Bartonella australis AUST/NH1 encodes:
- a CDS encoding tail protein X codes for MSDLYVTKEGDMVDAICWKYYTKGQQALAVERVYAANFGLAEYGPILEAGITILLPVLPYPKAMPVIRIWGSRQ; via the coding sequence ATGAGTGATCTTTATGTGACCAAAGAAGGCGATATGGTTGATGCCATTTGCTGGAAATATTATACCAAAGGTCAGCAAGCGCTTGCTGTTGAGCGCGTCTATGCGGCTAATTTTGGACTTGCAGAATATGGGCCAATCTTAGAAGCGGGCATCACTATCCTCTTACCTGTCCTGCCTTATCCCAAAGCGATGCCAGTGATCAGAATTTGGGGCAGCAGGCAATGA
- a CDS encoding phage tail protein, with protein sequence MMLALGCFIFSIETAAYQTLDMSYEVPWVEQGRLGRKTALQLPAAANVEFSLTGVIYPDFKGGYGQLEYLRHMAHGGPHILVTGQGLILGKFVILSVSETQSVFHQNGLPKKQEFTVHLKEYGED encoded by the coding sequence ATGATGCTGGCTTTAGGGTGTTTTATTTTTTCGATTGAAACAGCAGCCTATCAAACACTTGATATGTCTTACGAGGTCCCGTGGGTTGAGCAAGGGCGATTGGGACGAAAAACGGCACTTCAATTGCCTGCTGCTGCAAATGTGGAATTTTCTTTAACAGGCGTGATTTATCCAGATTTCAAAGGCGGTTATGGACAGCTAGAATATTTGCGGCACATGGCGCATGGGGGACCTCACATCCTGGTGACGGGTCAGGGCCTGATTTTAGGCAAATTTGTCATCCTTTCCGTGAGCGAAACGCAGAGCGTTTTTCATCAAAATGGCCTTCCCAAGAAACAAGAATTTACCGTGCATTTAAAAGAATATGGTGAAGATTAA
- a CDS encoding phage tail tape measure protein, with translation MSKKVADAKVKLSLEDGLTAPIKRLQKEFDVLSKKISHKLGVHRFSAAVKNMTKSLQGVQGALSTVAKRASILSGALGLAGGGLVASLSAITMKTIHMGDSLHHASRHLGMSVAALQLWSDAADRSGYSGELFQQSLATLNRRSAQAFSGQRRGVMGFKALGISVKNASGQLKSNSALLEEIIDKMSKMKNQAQRQHIAALLFGGDGKEMAAMLSQGMEPFKELFAKARKGKWLIGADVAHYAADLSDKLGAFKKKIGGVANFIGSRFMPVLNDMIDIFSKLIDENRDLIQTTASEWAKTLKQFMLDLLNPASDLRRGISDITESIKAWFRWMEPLIGEITLFKVGLVALSAFIVGPLIASLIVVGEAVVSLGVAIMTTPIGWIIGGIALLVGAGYLLYKNWDRVAGFIGKLWDSFVGLCSNVFDELITLFKDFSPLYWIAKKINALVKWLLEHNLIEAGSNLIAGLWEGMKSKWNALCNWFSDSVNKLTSWMPNWIKEKLGFNVTINKTSTETLKTFTDETNARAKRMVDRAVVTSTPSGKSDNGFHPGEVKTEYGEATNVKVGSFKAPEPIRVHRSAEIDASITITNLNISGGNGSTEEIHAAVNRAFERHAKQQRLAIASSLSD, from the coding sequence ATGAGCAAAAAAGTTGCAGATGCAAAAGTAAAACTGTCTTTAGAAGACGGGCTCACTGCACCTATCAAGCGTCTTCAAAAGGAATTTGATGTCCTTTCAAAGAAGATATCGCATAAATTGGGTGTTCACCGTTTTTCTGCTGCGGTAAAAAATATGACCAAAAGTCTGCAAGGTGTTCAAGGTGCCCTCAGCACGGTGGCAAAACGTGCTTCGATTTTGTCCGGAGCTTTAGGGCTGGCTGGTGGTGGCCTTGTGGCAAGCTTAAGTGCCATTACCATGAAAACCATACATATGGGGGATAGCCTTCATCACGCGTCGCGGCACCTAGGTATGAGTGTCGCAGCGCTTCAATTATGGAGTGATGCTGCTGATCGTTCAGGATATTCCGGTGAACTCTTTCAGCAGTCCTTGGCAACTTTGAATAGGCGTTCTGCACAAGCTTTCTCTGGACAAAGAAGAGGTGTTATGGGGTTTAAGGCACTTGGCATTTCTGTCAAAAATGCCTCGGGACAGCTCAAATCAAACTCAGCCTTGTTGGAAGAAATTATTGACAAGATGAGTAAAATGAAAAATCAAGCACAAAGGCAACACATCGCAGCTCTACTATTTGGTGGTGATGGCAAAGAAATGGCTGCTATGCTCTCGCAAGGCATGGAGCCCTTCAAAGAACTATTCGCGAAGGCGCGCAAAGGAAAGTGGCTAATAGGTGCAGATGTCGCGCACTATGCAGCAGATTTAAGTGATAAGCTTGGGGCTTTTAAGAAAAAAATAGGTGGTGTCGCTAATTTCATTGGTTCACGTTTCATGCCCGTGCTCAATGACATGATTGATATCTTTTCAAAATTGATTGATGAAAACCGCGATCTCATTCAAACAACCGCTTCTGAATGGGCAAAAACCCTGAAGCAATTTATGCTGGATTTGCTTAATCCCGCTTCTGATTTGAGAAGGGGTATCAGCGATATCACGGAAAGCATTAAAGCCTGGTTTCGGTGGATGGAGCCACTGATCGGTGAAATAACACTCTTTAAGGTTGGTCTCGTTGCGCTTAGCGCTTTCATTGTGGGCCCGCTCATTGCGTCTTTAATTGTGGTTGGGGAAGCAGTCGTTTCGCTAGGTGTCGCTATTATGACCACCCCTATCGGTTGGATAATTGGGGGCATTGCATTGCTTGTGGGGGCTGGGTATCTGCTCTACAAAAACTGGGATAGGGTCGCAGGCTTTATAGGAAAATTATGGGATTCTTTTGTCGGCTTATGCAGTAACGTTTTTGATGAATTAATAACTCTCTTTAAAGATTTTTCACCACTCTATTGGATAGCCAAAAAAATCAACGCATTGGTTAAGTGGTTGCTGGAGCACAATTTAATCGAAGCAGGCTCTAATCTCATTGCGGGATTATGGGAAGGCATGAAAAGCAAATGGAATGCTCTGTGCAATTGGTTCAGCGATAGCGTTAACAAATTAACGAGTTGGATGCCCAATTGGATAAAAGAAAAGTTAGGTTTTAACGTCACGATCAATAAAACTTCAACGGAAACTCTGAAAACCTTCACCGATGAAACTAATGCGCGCGCAAAAAGAATGGTTGATAGGGCAGTTGTTACGAGCACTCCGTCTGGAAAAAGCGATAATGGTTTCCATCCAGGTGAAGTCAAAACAGAATACGGGGAGGCAACAAATGTAAAAGTTGGATCCTTTAAGGCTCCTGAACCTATTAGGGTCCATAGATCAGCAGAAATAGACGCTTCTATAACCATTACAAATTTAAATATTTCGGGGGGAAATGGTTCCACGGAAGAAATCCACGCGGCGGTTAACCGAGCATTTGAACGCCATGCTAAGCAACAACGCTTAGCTATAGCCTCCAGCCTTTCGGACTAA
- a CDS encoding phage tail assembly protein has protein sequence MASQSSVTYQLFMPVEFEGKEHSEITLRRPKAKDLQAIDKKEGVEQTIAMITRLSGWPYEAISELDIDDLSGIGEILESFIKRRASSTGKPPQNS, from the coding sequence ATGGCATCACAATCAAGCGTTACGTATCAATTATTCATGCCTGTTGAATTTGAAGGAAAAGAACATAGTGAGATTACTTTGCGTCGTCCAAAAGCAAAGGATTTGCAAGCGATTGATAAGAAGGAAGGCGTAGAGCAAACGATTGCTATGATCACACGCCTTTCTGGGTGGCCTTATGAGGCTATCAGCGAACTCGATATCGATGACTTATCGGGCATTGGAGAAATTCTTGAATCTTTTATCAAACGGCGGGCATCCTCGACTGGGAAACCGCCGCAAAACTCATAG
- a CDS encoding phage major tail tube protein, which translates to MAVPVLPRVLKYFNIYVDGIPYQAKCESVTPPNLNFTVESYRGGGMDVPIEIDMGLEVLTLAMTISDCSPELMTQLGRPDVDISLRGSVQAQGAAAEGVVITMRGLCKGFEMAEWQPGGKNTSTATFALNYFKYVQKDVEIVEIDAINMVRKFNGVDQLAKHRKFLGI; encoded by the coding sequence ATGGCCGTACCCGTTTTACCAAGAGTTCTGAAATATTTTAATATTTATGTCGATGGCATTCCATATCAGGCCAAATGCGAAAGTGTAACCCCCCCGAATTTGAATTTTACCGTTGAAAGTTACCGAGGAGGCGGCATGGATGTGCCCATTGAGATTGATATGGGTCTCGAAGTTTTGACACTCGCCATGACCATTTCTGATTGCTCTCCAGAGCTTATGACGCAATTAGGACGTCCTGATGTAGACATCTCATTACGAGGTTCCGTGCAAGCGCAAGGTGCAGCAGCGGAAGGTGTTGTCATCACCATGAGAGGACTTTGCAAAGGTTTCGAAATGGCAGAATGGCAACCAGGAGGCAAAAATACATCTACGGCAACATTCGCATTGAATTACTTTAAATATGTCCAGAAAGACGTCGAAATTGTCGAGATAGACGCCATCAACATGGTGAGAAAATTCAATGGTGTTGATCAATTAGCAAAGCATAGAAAATTTTTAGGAATATAA
- a CDS encoding phage tail sheath subtilisin-like domain-containing protein has protein sequence MATDFLHGVEVVEVDDATRPLRAVQSAVIGIVGTAPDADELAFPLNTPVLISGSLSQAAKLDKTGKRRGTLPNALDLIFKQVGAVVVVVRVKEGDDESATLTNILGGVDANGSYEGVHALIGAQSLVGQTPRILIAPGFTHKRPLSINKIDVTNQGSGYTQATVKIAGDIEAEAILTDGKVTSIVIKKNSFDYQTAPIVTIEGDGTGATAKAETSITSNPVAAELIGIAERLRAIVVIDAPNTTDEAALAAAQDFDSKRVILIDPFVKVNRNGKILEEPASAAVAGVIAKTDAANGFWHSPSNKVINGIVGIARPIDFSIGDSSSRANLLNEQNITTIIRENGYRLWGNRTLSSDAKFAFLSVVRTADMINDAVLRGHLWAVDRNIKKTYMNDVSESVNAYLRDLKAQGAILGGHCAPDPELNTASALESGKVYFNVEFTPTTPAEHITFRSQIVSDYLEEIF, from the coding sequence ATGGCGACAGATTTTTTACACGGCGTTGAAGTCGTCGAGGTTGATGATGCCACGCGTCCCCTTCGCGCGGTTCAATCAGCGGTTATCGGCATTGTCGGCACAGCACCGGATGCAGACGAGCTAGCCTTTCCTCTCAACACACCGGTTTTGATATCAGGTTCTCTTTCACAAGCAGCCAAACTTGATAAAACAGGCAAGAGACGCGGCACTTTGCCCAATGCTCTTGACCTGATTTTCAAGCAAGTGGGAGCTGTTGTTGTTGTCGTACGGGTAAAGGAAGGCGACGATGAGAGCGCAACATTGACGAATATTCTGGGTGGTGTGGACGCAAATGGTTCTTATGAAGGCGTTCACGCTTTGATTGGAGCACAATCCCTTGTGGGGCAAACACCACGCATCCTGATCGCTCCAGGCTTTACCCATAAGCGTCCTCTTAGCATTAACAAGATTGATGTTACAAACCAAGGGAGTGGTTACACCCAGGCGACAGTTAAGATTGCCGGTGATATAGAAGCAGAAGCGATCCTTACGGATGGGAAAGTGACGTCTATCGTCATAAAGAAAAATAGCTTTGATTATCAAACTGCTCCAATTGTAACCATTGAAGGTGACGGGACTGGTGCTACCGCCAAGGCTGAAACCAGTATAACGTCTAATCCTGTGGCAGCAGAACTCATCGGTATTGCAGAACGTCTGCGTGCTATTGTGGTGATTGATGCACCAAACACGACAGATGAAGCAGCTCTTGCTGCGGCACAAGATTTTGATTCAAAACGTGTCATTCTCATTGATCCCTTTGTGAAGGTTAATCGAAATGGCAAAATCTTAGAAGAACCGGCGAGTGCAGCAGTTGCAGGTGTCATTGCCAAAACTGACGCTGCAAATGGTTTTTGGCATTCCCCTTCAAATAAAGTAATCAATGGGATTGTTGGTATAGCACGCCCGATTGATTTTTCTATCGGTGACAGCTCTAGCCGCGCCAATCTTCTTAACGAACAAAATATCACGACTATTATCCGGGAAAACGGTTATCGCCTATGGGGCAACCGCACACTTTCAAGTGACGCAAAATTTGCTTTTTTATCGGTGGTGAGAACTGCGGATATGATCAATGATGCCGTTTTACGCGGGCATCTATGGGCAGTCGATCGCAATATCAAAAAAACCTACATGAACGATGTGAGTGAAAGCGTCAATGCTTACTTACGCGATTTAAAAGCACAAGGCGCCATTCTTGGTGGGCATTGCGCTCCCGATCCAGAACTGAACACAGCTAGCGCTCTTGAAAGTGGCAAAGTCTATTTCAACGTGGAATTCACACCAACAACACCGGCAGAACATATCACATTCCGTTCACAAATCGTCAGTGATTATTTAGAGGAGATCTTTTAA
- a CDS encoding HigA family addiction module antitoxin, with amino-acid sequence MTTRNPERCPSHPGEILAEALENLDISKTEIARILQISRQHLHGILKGARPVTAATAARIGKLLGNGPALWLQLQANYDTWHALRDIDVSSIPTLTVGRVDAQIERSR; translated from the coding sequence ATGACTACACGCAATCCCGAACGTTGCCCTTCTCATCCAGGAGAGATTTTAGCTGAAGCTTTAGAAAATCTAGATATAAGTAAAACAGAAATTGCTCGAATTCTTCAAATATCACGCCAACATTTGCATGGCATTCTTAAGGGGGCACGTCCTGTTACAGCGGCTACAGCTGCACGTATCGGCAAACTTTTGGGCAATGGACCAGCTTTATGGTTACAGTTGCAGGCAAATTATGACACATGGCATGCATTACGAGATATTGATGTTTCTTCCATTCCAACATTAACGGTTGGTAGGGTGGACGCGCAAATAGAACGTAGCCGCTAG
- a CDS encoding type II toxin-antitoxin system RelE/ParE family toxin, which produces MIKTFKNKDLQSLWETGKSKIDSRLHKRIIRRLDTLEAASQVSDVNIPGYDFHMLRGFNPARYTIHVNGPWCITFEFIDGHAIHVDLEQYH; this is translated from the coding sequence ATGATCAAAACATTTAAAAATAAAGACTTGCAATCTCTTTGGGAGACAGGAAAGAGCAAGATTGATAGTAGGCTCCATAAGCGTATCATTCGCCGTCTTGATACTCTTGAAGCCGCTTCTCAAGTAAGCGACGTTAATATACCGGGCTATGATTTTCATATGCTTAGGGGATTTAATCCAGCTCGTTATACTATCCACGTCAATGGACCGTGGTGCATTACTTTTGAATTTATTGATGGTCATGCAATTCATGTTGATTTAGAGCAATATCATTAA
- a CDS encoding Bgr_08870 family protein, with protein sequence MEKTKKLNMELPKEGRFISSEFPILRENLVKIDQAIDDIDEKADSKASSQHLHAMEDVVGLETALKNKMAADKTFSFADLSDVEGARDAANNYVLYKLNDDHFTFGSAISLLGEHQHKAEDIIGLKDSYQELHDEIEREIKEIFPSGFIATFAMKTVPSGWLLCDGATYKRTDYPRLFKAIGDQWGKDSDTTFKVPDFRGVFLRGFDNGRGLDQEREFAKYQPDSIRSHTHNCTIDAAGGHAHKFWYSEVDTGASDIGQRNPRYKRQTGSRMTESAGVHTHRATISSTGGAETRPVNATVIYAIKA encoded by the coding sequence ATGGAAAAAACAAAAAAGTTAAATATGGAACTACCAAAAGAAGGTCGTTTTATCAGTTCTGAATTTCCGATCTTGCGTGAAAATTTAGTAAAGATTGATCAGGCGATTGACGATATTGATGAAAAGGCGGATAGCAAAGCATCTTCACAGCATCTCCACGCGATGGAAGATGTCGTGGGACTTGAGACAGCTCTCAAGAATAAAATGGCAGCAGATAAGACTTTTTCATTTGCTGATTTAAGTGATGTAGAAGGCGCTAGGGATGCGGCGAATAATTATGTTTTATATAAATTAAATGATGATCATTTTACCTTTGGTAGCGCTATTTCACTCTTAGGAGAACATCAACACAAAGCAGAAGATATTATTGGGCTTAAGGATTCTTATCAGGAGCTCCACGATGAAATTGAGCGAGAAATAAAGGAAATTTTCCCCTCTGGATTCATTGCCACATTTGCCATGAAGACAGTGCCAAGCGGCTGGCTTTTATGCGATGGCGCAACTTATAAACGTACAGATTATCCGCGATTATTCAAGGCAATAGGGGATCAATGGGGAAAAGACAGTGATACAACCTTTAAAGTTCCTGATTTCAGAGGGGTGTTTTTACGTGGCTTTGATAATGGTCGTGGTCTAGATCAAGAGAGAGAATTTGCTAAATATCAGCCAGATAGCATAAGGTCGCACACGCATAATTGCACCATTGATGCAGCGGGCGGGCATGCACACAAATTTTGGTATAGTGAAGTTGATACAGGTGCTTCGGATATTGGTCAAAGGAATCCTCGTTATAAGAGGCAAACGGGATCACGTATGACAGAATCTGCTGGTGTGCATACGCACAGGGCAACCATTTCTTCAACAGGCGGAGCAGAAACGCGGCCTGTGAATGCGACAGTTATTTACGCCATAAAGGCATGA